A stretch of Castanea sativa cultivar Marrone di Chiusa Pesio chromosome 2, ASM4071231v1 DNA encodes these proteins:
- the LOC142623583 gene encoding uncharacterized protein LOC142623583: protein MVDVDRRITGLNPAHVAGLRRLSARAAAPSATTSLPARNGLLSFSSLADKVLTHLRNSGIQVQPGLSDAEFARSEAEFGFAFPPDLRAVLSAGLPVGPGFPDWRATGARLHLRASLDLPIAAISFQIARNTLWSKSWGPRPSDPEKALRVARNALKRAPLLIPIFNHCYIPCNPSLAGNPIFFVDENRIFCCGLDLSDFFERESLFRSSESDPQILKRQRSVSEKSAGSSSNFSRRSLDQVGSAGARTPRWVEFWSDAAVDRRRRNSSSSSSSSPERFFEMPRSEMPKWVEEYIEQIGSVLRSGGWDESDISEIVHVSASGFFEGEMVLLDNQAVLDALLLKADRFSDSLRKAGWSSEEVADALGFDYRPEKERKPAKKLSPELVQRIGKLAESVSRS, encoded by the coding sequence atggTCGACGTGGACCGGAGAATAACCGGTCTAAACCCGGCTCACGTTGCCGGTCTCCGCCGTCTCTCGGCTCGAGCCGCCGCTCCATCAGCCACCACGTCACTCCCTGCGCGAAACGGTCTCCTCTCGTTCTCTTCTCTAGCAGATAAAGTCTTAACCCACCTTCGGAATTCGGGTATCCAAGTCCAACCGGGTCTCTCAGACGCCGAGTTCGCTCGCTCCGAAGCTGAGTTTGGCTTCGCATTCCCGCCTGACCTCCGTGCCGTCCTCTCCGCCGGGCTGCCAGTCGGTCCTGGCTTCCCTGACTGGCGCGCCACCGGCGCTCGCCTCCACCTCCGCGCCTCGCTCGACCTTCCTATAGCAGCGATTTCGTTTCAGATCGCTCGGAATACGCTCTGGTCGAAGTCTTGGGGGCCTAGACCGTCCGACCCGGAAAAGGCTCTACGGGTCGCCCGGAACGCTCTTAAGAGAGCTCCGCTTTTGATTCCTATCTTCAACCATTGCTACATTCCTTGTAACCCGTCTTTAGCCGGGAACCCGATTTTCTTCGTGGACGAGAATCGGATCTTCTGTTGCGGTTTGGATCTATCCGATTTCTTCGAGCGCGAGTCTCTCTTCCGGAGCTCCGAGTCCGATCCTCAAATTCTCAAAAGGCAAAGGTCCGTAAGCGAGAAATCGGCCGGTTCGTCCTCCAATTTCTCACGGAGAAGTCTGGACCAAGTTGGATCGGCCGGAGCAAGGACACCGAGATGGGTGGAGTTCTGGAGCGACGCAGCCGTAGACCGGCGCCGGAGAAACTCATCGTCGTCGTCGTCTTCATCTCCGGAGAGATTCTTCGAGATGCCTAGGTCCGAAATGCCAAAATGGGTCGAGGAATACATCGAGCAAATAGGATCCGTTTTGAGATCGGGCGGGTGGGACGAATCGGATATATCCGAAATCGTTCACGTTTCGGCCTCCGGATTCTTCGAAGGAGAGATGGTTTTGTTAGATAATCAAGCGGTTCTCGATGCTCTGCTTTTGAAAGCGGATCGGTTCTCGGACTCACTCCGAAAGGCCGGGTGGAGCTCCGAAGAGGTAGCGGACGCGTTGGGATTCGATTATAGGCCGGAGAAGGAGCGGAAACCGGCTAAAAAGCTATCCCCGGAGCTCGTTCAAAGAATTGGTAAACTGGCTGAATCGGTTTCCCGGTCATGA